A window of Fusarium falciforme chromosome 1, complete sequence genomic DNA:
TGTCGTTGGCGTTGTAGACTGCCTCACGCATGCGGATCACCATGAGGGCGCCAAACATGTCACCGGTGCCGCTAAAGTAGCAGTCAATGGATGGAAAGACAATCTTGAAGAACCGAGCCTGTCCGGTCGATGTCATGCTCGAGCCCACCACCGACAGGTGTGACGGCGGGTGGTCGGGAGCTTCAAGGTTGACTGAGGTGATGACGATGTGGGGGACCTGGTACTTGTCATGCATGGCCTGGATGGCCTTGTGCAGGCTATCCATGTCGTGGATCTTGCACTCTGAGAGGAGCCTGGGCGAGTTGTTAGCTCAGGACTTGAACCAAGTGAAGAGTTCCCTACTCTGCCTCGAACTGATTCGGTAGGATGAGATCGGCGTCgtggaggagcttcttgtAAGCGGGGACGACCTCCTCCGAGACGTAGAGCCTACCGTTGTCGCCCATGACGGGGTCGAGCACCCAGAAGAACTTGCCCGGGGTGTCGGCCGCCTTTTGCTTGAGCTCCCGGCCGATCTGCCCCACCGTGTTGACAGCCTCGGCGCCGGGGATGTATCCCGAGAGCATCATGTCGAAGTCGTCCAGGTATGACTGCTTCAAACCCTCGTACAGCTCCATGATCTCCTGCGCCGAGACTCTGGTACCCTTCCATTGCTTGTAACCGGTATGATTGCCTTGGCGTTTAAAGGATCCTCGGTCAGACTACATGCTCTTTCGACTGTTTCAAGAGGCCGGCTACTCACTAAACTGGACGGTGTTGAGGGCTGCGACGTCGCATCCCAGAGACTGCAGCACAAAGACGGCGA
This region includes:
- a CDS encoding Pyridoxal kinase, with the translated sequence MSDALPVPGTRVLAVASHVVSGYVGNKIAVFVLQSLGCDVAALNTVQFSNHTGYKQWKGTRVSAQEIMELYEGLKQSYLDDFDMMLSGYIPGAEAVNTVGQIGRELKQKAADTPGKFFWVLDPVMGDNGRLYVSEEVVPAYKKLLHDADLILPNQFEAELLSECKIHDMDSLHKAIQAMHDKYQVPHIVITSVNLEAPDHPPSHLSVVGSSMTSTGQARFFKIVFPSIDCYFSGTGDMFGALMVIRMREAVYNANDSLRYTSSWLSDDSVSAVELPLARAAEKVLASMHEVLSKTCEGMRGVVDRTLNEMRPQDRANDTKVHLVKSKAAELQLVRNLDCLRSPSTEYRAKAI